Proteins found in one Streptococcus anginosus subsp. whileyi MAS624 genomic segment:
- the cps2T gene encoding beta 1-4 rhamnosyltransferase Cps2T produces the protein MKHVFIIGSRGLPAKYGGFETFVEKLVENHISPQIQYHVACLSDDEAYHHFDYKGVDCFTIKAPKLGPARVIAYDMMAINYALTLVKQQQIERPIFYILGNTIGAFIAPFARKIHHAGGLFYINPDGLEWKRAKWSKLVQKYLKYSEKVMTKHADLVISDNQGIESYIQKAYPWAKTTFIAYGTDLRLSSLTVQDEKVRHFFDTWASKEKDYYLIVGRFVPENNYEIIIREFMKSQTQRDLLIVCNHQGNAYFEELRQQTNFDQDERIKFVGTVYDQELLKYIRNQAFAYIHGHEVGGTNPGLLEALAQTDLNLVLGVDFNRQVAKKTAFYWDKKEDSLVDLLHQVDKQSDFSNLGQAAKENMKEHYTWEKIVGEYEELFLS, from the coding sequence ATGAAACATGTATTCATCATCGGAAGTCGTGGCCTTCCTGCTAAATATGGTGGATTTGAAACCTTTGTTGAGAAATTAGTGGAGAACCACATATCTCCTCAAATCCAATACCATGTAGCTTGTTTATCAGATGATGAAGCTTATCATCATTTTGATTACAAAGGCGTAGACTGTTTTACGATTAAAGCACCAAAACTTGGTCCAGCTCGTGTTATTGCTTATGATATGATGGCAATCAACTACGCACTTACATTAGTCAAGCAACAACAGATTGAGCGTCCTATTTTCTATATCCTAGGAAATACAATCGGAGCTTTTATCGCACCTTTTGCTCGAAAAATTCACCATGCTGGTGGTCTCTTTTATATCAATCCTGATGGACTTGAGTGGAAACGCGCTAAGTGGTCTAAGCTCGTTCAAAAGTACCTCAAATATTCTGAGAAAGTGATGACCAAGCATGCCGATTTGGTGATTTCGGACAATCAAGGAATTGAAAGCTATATCCAGAAAGCTTATCCGTGGGCTAAAACCACTTTTATTGCCTATGGAACCGATTTGCGCTTGTCGTCTTTAACTGTTCAGGATGAAAAAGTCCGACACTTTTTTGACACATGGGCAAGTAAAGAAAAAGATTATTATTTGATTGTTGGGCGTTTTGTTCCAGAAAATAACTATGAAATCATCATTCGTGAGTTTATGAAGTCACAGACGCAACGAGACTTGCTGATTGTCTGCAATCATCAAGGCAATGCTTATTTTGAAGAACTACGACAACAAACAAATTTTGACCAAGATGAGCGGATTAAGTTTGTCGGTACTGTTTATGATCAAGAATTATTGAAGTATATTCGCAATCAAGCGTTTGCTTATATTCATGGTCATGAGGTCGGCGGCACCAATCCTGGACTGCTGGAGGCGCTAGCTCAAACAGATTTGAATTTAGTGTTGGGTGTTGACTTTAACCGACAAGTGGCAAAAAAAACAGCCTTTTACTGGGATAAGAAAGAAGATAGCCTAGTTGATCTCCTTCATCAGGTGGATAAACAGTCTGACTTTTCAAATCTAGGTCAAGCTGCGAAAGAAAACATGAAAGAACACTACACTTGGGAAAAAATTGTGGGTGAATACGAGGAATTATTTTTATCATGA
- the rfbD gene encoding dTDP-4-dehydrorhamnose reductase encodes MILITGANGQLGTELRYLLDERNEEYVAVDVAEMDITNAEMVEKVFAEVKPSLVYHCAAYTAVDAAEDEGKELDYAINVTGTENVAKAAEKHGATLVYISTDYVFAGDKPVGQEWEVDDQPDPQTEYGRTKRMGEELVEKYSSRFYIIRTAWVFGNYGKNFVFTMQNLAKTHKTLTVVNDQHGRPTWTRTLAEFMTYLAENQKEFGYYHLSNDATEDTTWYDFAVEILKDTDVEVLPVDSSKFPAKAKRPLNSTMSLAKAKATGFVIPTWQDALKEFYKQGKK; translated from the coding sequence ATGATTTTAATTACAGGGGCTAACGGACAGCTTGGGACAGAACTTCGTTATCTTTTAGATGAACGCAATGAAGAGTATGTGGCAGTTGATGTAGCAGAAATGGATATTACAAATGCTGAAATGGTAGAGAAGGTTTTTGCAGAAGTGAAGCCAAGTCTTGTCTACCACTGTGCTGCCTATACAGCTGTGGACGCAGCAGAAGATGAAGGAAAAGAACTGGATTATGCAATCAATGTCACAGGAACTGAAAATGTTGCTAAAGCAGCAGAAAAGCATGGTGCAACACTAGTTTACATTTCTACAGACTATGTTTTTGCTGGAGATAAGCCAGTTGGGCAGGAATGGGAAGTAGATGATCAACCAGACCCTCAGACAGAATATGGTCGCACGAAGCGCATGGGAGAGGAATTGGTTGAGAAATATTCTAGCCGTTTCTACATTATCCGCACAGCTTGGGTCTTTGGAAATTATGGAAAGAACTTTGTTTTCACTATGCAGAATTTAGCGAAAACACATAAAACTTTGACTGTTGTGAATGACCAACACGGTCGTCCAACTTGGACACGTACGTTGGCTGAATTTATGACGTACTTAGCAGAAAATCAAAAAGAATTTGGCTATTATCATCTGTCAAATGATGCCACAGAAGATACGACTTGGTATGACTTTGCAGTGGAAATCTTAAAAGATACAGATGTTGAAGTTTTGCCAGTAGACTCTAGTAAGTTTCCAGCGAAAGCGAAGCGACCGCTCAATTCTACCATGAGCCTAGCTAAAGCTAAGGCAACCGGCTTTGTCATCCCAACTTGGCAAGATGCCCTCAAAGAATTTTATAAACAAGGAAAGAAATAA
- a CDS encoding glycosyltransferase family 2 protein, producing MTISIIVPCFNEEESLPLFYAEMEKIKFQINDHFEYIFVNDGSKDRTLQILRDLNQVDKSVHYLSFSRNFGKEAALYAGLKHATGDLVTVMDADLQDPPELLLTMKFMLEKNPDLDCVGTRRTTRDGESPIRSFFANLFYKLINKISQVEMVDGARDFRLMRRQMVDAILEVSEYNRFSKGIFAWVGFKTEYLEYKNVERVAGKTSWSFWQLLNYSLEGIINFSDAPLTIAFWGGIVACLLAFFLIMIVIIRTLIFGDPTAGWPSMVSIILFLGGFQLLTIGILGKYIGKIFMETKKRPIYVVKEKSE from the coding sequence ATGACAATTTCAATCATCGTTCCTTGTTTTAACGAGGAAGAGTCGCTTCCGTTGTTTTATGCGGAAATGGAAAAAATAAAATTTCAGATAAATGATCATTTTGAATACATCTTTGTCAATGACGGCTCAAAAGATAGGACTTTACAAATTCTACGCGACTTAAATCAAGTAGATAAAAGTGTTCATTATCTTTCTTTTTCGAGAAATTTTGGAAAAGAAGCAGCTCTGTATGCGGGTCTCAAACATGCAACTGGTGATTTAGTGACTGTCATGGATGCGGATTTGCAAGATCCTCCGGAACTTTTACTCACAATGAAATTCATGCTGGAGAAGAATCCAGACTTGGATTGTGTAGGGACACGACGGACAACGCGTGATGGGGAGTCACCTATTCGTAGTTTTTTTGCCAATCTTTTTTATAAACTGATTAACAAAATTAGTCAGGTAGAAATGGTAGATGGTGCGCGTGATTTCCGTCTCATGCGCCGACAAATGGTAGATGCTATTTTAGAAGTTTCTGAGTACAATCGTTTTTCTAAAGGGATATTTGCATGGGTTGGGTTTAAAACAGAATATTTGGAATATAAAAATGTGGAACGAGTTGCAGGAAAAACCAGTTGGAGTTTCTGGCAATTATTGAATTATTCTTTAGAAGGGATTATCAACTTTTCAGATGCTCCTTTGACAATAGCTTTTTGGGGAGGTATTGTTGCCTGCTTATTGGCATTTTTCCTTATCATGATTGTCATTATTCGTACCTTGATTTTTGGGGATCCTACAGCTGGCTGGCCTTCTATGGTGTCGATTATTCTTTTTCTAGGTGGTTTTCAGTTGTTGACAATTGGCATTCTTGGTAAATACATTGGAAAAATTTTCATGGAAACCAAAAAAAGACCAATTTACGTGGTTAAAGAGAAGAGCGAGTAG
- a CDS encoding DUF2142 domain-containing protein, whose amino-acid sequence MEKRLSKFSHSFLKELYEKKYYLIAIWVTLIVTYVYFDGHLEVLPKRTFLLLGISLSALLFLKGKVYNKVFSIIMLTGTFFCFYTPVMDSPDENFHYSRALYISEGHLYLPSNKQELLVSSDISDVETVFKKPLANTDLGRKEVSSKKVQYNNLANTNGYSFVSYLPQTLGILIAKVFHLSIFASILLGRFFNLLTFALLCRFAIKKSGPRQQIFGILAIVPINIYIAASFNQDAMANGLIFLAIGIFYSFLDKKKVDYKDLLIYFCLSVLIALSKLPYVLLIGLLLFIPKEKMSQKKYLTTVLLIGIAAFYSLLWLKITSGLNLNVIHVNPIEKIKYTIENMPEFIRMMVKEGVNFIPFKLQSLFTFGWLAYDVKSFIWFYLVFISIVILISPKAPKMKKISKLGVWLVALGIIFGILMTAYLMWGEITDMSIKGIQGRYFSGVFVLLALAVNVSAQLMIQDNNLSIKEYQKEKVENFLFFVATLFIMVSLLTTIIQYYL is encoded by the coding sequence ATGGAAAAAAGATTATCTAAATTTTCACATTCTTTTCTTAAAGAATTATATGAAAAGAAATATTATTTAATTGCTATTTGGGTAACATTGATTGTAACTTATGTATACTTTGATGGCCATTTGGAGGTTCTTCCGAAGAGAACTTTTCTACTGTTGGGTATTTCCTTAAGTGCTCTTTTATTCCTAAAAGGAAAAGTGTATAATAAGGTTTTTTCTATTATCATGCTGACAGGGACCTTCTTTTGTTTTTATACTCCTGTAATGGATTCACCAGATGAAAACTTTCATTATTCAAGAGCCTTATATATCAGTGAAGGTCATCTCTATTTACCGAGTAATAAACAAGAATTATTAGTCTCATCAGACATCTCCGATGTTGAGACGGTTTTTAAAAAACCTTTGGCGAATACTGATCTAGGGAGAAAAGAAGTGTCTTCTAAAAAAGTTCAGTATAATAATTTAGCTAATACAAATGGATATTCTTTTGTAAGTTATTTGCCACAAACCTTGGGGATATTAATAGCAAAGGTATTTCATTTAAGTATTTTTGCCTCAATTTTACTAGGTAGATTTTTTAACCTATTAACTTTTGCTCTCCTATGTAGATTTGCTATTAAGAAATCCGGTCCACGTCAACAAATCTTTGGTATTTTAGCAATTGTACCGATCAATATTTATATTGCAGCCTCCTTTAACCAAGATGCAATGGCCAATGGCCTTATATTTTTGGCAATTGGTATATTTTATTCCTTTTTGGATAAGAAGAAGGTTGATTATAAAGATTTACTGATCTATTTCTGCTTATCTGTATTAATAGCCTTATCTAAATTACCGTATGTATTATTAATTGGTTTGCTTTTATTCATCCCTAAAGAGAAGATGTCTCAGAAGAAGTACTTAACTACAGTCTTATTAATAGGAATTGCTGCCTTTTATAGTTTACTGTGGTTAAAAATAACAAGTGGACTAAACTTAAATGTTATTCATGTAAATCCAATAGAAAAAATTAAGTATACGATTGAAAATATGCCTGAGTTTATTCGAATGATGGTAAAAGAGGGTGTAAACTTTATTCCTTTTAAACTTCAGTCTCTCTTTACTTTTGGTTGGCTTGCATATGATGTCAAATCTTTTATTTGGTTCTATTTAGTTTTCATTAGTATTGTGATTTTAATTTCTCCTAAAGCGCCTAAAATGAAAAAAATTAGTAAATTGGGTGTCTGGTTAGTTGCATTGGGCATTATCTTTGGCATTCTCATGACTGCCTATTTAATGTGGGGAGAAATAACGGATATGTCTATCAAAGGAATACAAGGAAGGTACTTTTCAGGTGTCTTTGTCTTACTTGCATTGGCTGTCAATGTTTCTGCTCAGCTAATGATTCAAGATAACAATCTCTCCATAAAAGAATACCAAAAAGAAAAGGTTGAAAATTTTTTGTTCTTTGTAGCAACATTATTCATAATGGTGAGTCTGCTAACGACGATCATTCAATATTATCTTTGA
- a CDS encoding glycosyltransferase, whose protein sequence is MNRDIIFVTHHLGGLGGVQRVVDQLAESFATDGNRVTVFGCGVQAGESYQKTSKNYEEVLLYSQDIFFQKPWIFFQEKFINKKLEKNLIQVLDRAKDPIVILANPSVYLLMEKVIKSYSNQAIFIGQMHSSADFVFDSKGLYSIYPYIIKHKYPKLDKILFLSSDYSKKISEAYHIPFKKMEAIANPLPRYINISNIEDIFDKSTISFVGRLDPVKQIDHIILAFSKIQQCFPDVTLEIYGEGSERQKLEALINSLSLEEFVKLKGRTSKVLEVYKKSYFTLLTSKSEAFPMSVVESIIAGTPAITYNCSQGVEEIQSATPELLVNNSVEELADKMKFYLQNPHLLEGLALKGREHIIDSYSEDKILNQWYRLFEELDKEK, encoded by the coding sequence ATGAATAGAGATATTATTTTTGTAACGCACCATCTTGGAGGACTTGGAGGTGTACAAAGAGTTGTAGATCAACTGGCTGAAAGTTTTGCAACTGACGGAAATAGAGTAACTGTATTTGGTTGTGGTGTTCAAGCAGGTGAAAGTTATCAGAAAACATCAAAAAATTATGAAGAAGTATTGTTATATTCTCAAGACATCTTCTTTCAAAAACCTTGGATCTTTTTCCAGGAAAAATTTATTAATAAAAAATTAGAAAAGAATTTGATTCAAGTCTTAGATAGGGCTAAAGATCCTATTGTTATTCTTGCAAATCCAAGTGTTTATTTATTGATGGAAAAAGTGATAAAATCTTACTCGAATCAAGCTATTTTTATTGGCCAAATGCATAGTTCAGCTGATTTTGTTTTTGACTCAAAGGGTCTTTACTCTATTTATCCTTATATTATTAAACACAAATATCCTAAATTAGATAAAATACTTTTTCTATCAAGCGATTATTCTAAAAAAATTAGTGAAGCCTATCATATACCTTTTAAAAAAATGGAAGCAATTGCTAATCCGTTGCCTCGTTATATCAACATTTCTAATATCGAAGACATCTTTGATAAATCTACCATTTCATTTGTTGGACGATTGGATCCAGTTAAGCAAATTGATCATATTATTTTAGCTTTTTCTAAAATTCAACAATGTTTTCCTGATGTCACTTTGGAAATCTACGGCGAGGGGAGTGAGAGACAAAAGTTAGAAGCTTTAATCAATTCACTTTCTCTAGAAGAGTTTGTTAAACTGAAAGGGCGAACAAGTAAAGTTTTAGAAGTTTATAAAAAGTCATACTTTACTCTATTAACGTCAAAATCTGAAGCTTTTCCAATGTCTGTTGTAGAATCTATTATAGCTGGAACTCCGGCAATAACCTATAATTGTAGTCAAGGTGTTGAGGAGATTCAATCTGCTACTCCAGAATTACTAGTAAACAATTCTGTTGAAGAGTTAGCTGATAAAATGAAATTTTATTTGCAAAATCCTCATCTATTAGAAGGACTTGCCCTGAAGGGAAGGGAACATATTATCGATTCTTATTCAGAGGATAAAATTTTAAATCAATGGTATCGTCTGTTTGAAGAACTAGACAAGGAAAAGTAG
- a CDS encoding lipopolysaccharide biosynthesis protein, with translation MKIKTNPSAKEIYFWNLLGNLAASGVSVLYLLIVTRLTSAKVADQFSLANSIGTLWIVIGLFQVRNYQGTDVNQKHSFIGYFQTRLITILAMLVTLYPYLYIVGEGRYSFETILLTFLMILYRMWDAVSDLFQGLFQQRERMDIAGKTMFYRYSTSVVVLFLSILLSKSVIVGLFSLVIWNGLVIIFYETSFLKYFETIQWKELFSSNYKKDIKDIFLACWPLFVNGFILLYILNEPKIIIEKGLNQGVLQTGMQRDFNILFMPVFFMSLIILMVRPLITQMAILWNQEKYAEFSLIVKKLLFYLFIGGIVITVVAYFVGTPILSLVFGVALSQYTLPFAILIFAGVLYALAIVFENILTIIRKQHLLVGLYIILLIITKLVTEPFIYQKGMLGATISFFIVMFTYVIGNGLMYLFAIHRKRMKNE, from the coding sequence ATGAAAATAAAAACTAATCCTTCTGCTAAAGAGATTTATTTTTGGAATTTACTGGGGAATTTAGCAGCTTCAGGAGTTTCTGTCCTTTATCTACTGATTGTAACAAGATTAACTTCTGCCAAAGTAGCAGACCAATTTAGCTTGGCGAATTCCATTGGGACTCTTTGGATTGTTATCGGACTTTTCCAAGTCAGAAATTATCAAGGAACGGATGTGAATCAAAAGCATTCTTTCATAGGATATTTTCAAACTAGGTTGATAACAATTTTAGCGATGTTGGTCACATTGTATCCCTATTTATATATTGTCGGAGAAGGCCGTTATTCTTTTGAAACGATTTTACTGACATTTTTAATGATTTTGTATCGTATGTGGGATGCGGTATCTGATTTATTTCAAGGCTTATTTCAACAAAGAGAACGTATGGATATAGCTGGGAAAACAATGTTTTACCGTTATTCCACTAGTGTAGTTGTCCTGTTTCTTAGTATTTTGCTTTCGAAGTCTGTGATTGTAGGTTTATTTTCTTTAGTCATTTGGAATGGCTTAGTTATCATTTTTTATGAAACCAGTTTTCTTAAATATTTTGAAACGATTCAATGGAAAGAACTCTTCTCTAGCAATTACAAAAAAGATATAAAAGATATTTTTTTGGCTTGTTGGCCATTATTTGTGAATGGATTTATTTTATTATATATTTTAAACGAGCCTAAGATTATTATTGAAAAAGGCCTAAATCAAGGAGTTTTGCAGACTGGCATGCAACGTGATTTTAACATTCTTTTTATGCCTGTTTTTTTTATGAGTCTCATCATTTTAATGGTTAGACCCCTAATAACCCAAATGGCTATTTTGTGGAATCAAGAGAAGTATGCTGAATTTTCTCTAATTGTAAAAAAGCTCTTGTTCTATTTATTTATAGGTGGGATAGTCATTACGGTGGTAGCTTACTTCGTAGGCACCCCAATTCTTAGTTTGGTATTTGGAGTGGCATTATCACAATATACCCTTCCTTTTGCAATTCTAATCTTTGCAGGAGTTTTATATGCCTTAGCCATTGTTTTTGAAAATATTCTAACCATTATTCGGAAACAACATCTACTGGTAGGTTTATATATCATTTTGTTAATTATCACAAAATTGGTCACAGAGCCATTTATTTATCAAAAAGGTATGCTTGGTGCAACAATTAGTTTTTTTATTGTGATGTTTACTTATGTTATTGGGAACGGGTTAATGTATCTATTTGCTATACATAGAAAGAGAATGAAAAATGAATAG
- a CDS encoding DUF2304 domain-containing protein: MTIWFQIVLIFVSIMTCAFILRSIRKSQVQINDAIFWVFFSLILLVFSIFPGLAEAIASALGIVSAVNFIFLFVIFLLLINQFQLTLRLSKLDTKFKNLVQTIALREKDENKN, translated from the coding sequence ATGACTATTTGGTTTCAAATTGTATTGATTTTTGTCTCTATTATGACTTGTGCCTTTATTTTACGTAGCATTCGAAAATCACAAGTTCAAATCAACGACGCTATATTTTGGGTGTTTTTCTCTTTAATTCTATTAGTATTTAGCATTTTCCCAGGTCTAGCAGAAGCTATCGCAAGTGCATTAGGAATTGTATCAGCAGTCAATTTTATCTTTTTATTTGTCATTTTCTTATTGCTCATCAATCAATTCCAACTTACTCTTAGATTATCTAAATTAGATACGAAATTTAAAAATTTAGTTCAAACAATCGCACTGAGGGAGAAAGATGAAAATAAAAACTAA
- a CDS encoding glycosyltransferase family 2 protein encodes MKSSDLLIIIPAYNEEGSIENVVNNIIRNYSQYDYVIINDGSKDRTSAICHANSYNIVDLPVNLGLAGAFQTGLRYAYEQGYKKAVQFDADGQHLSEYISVLEAKMNEGYEMVIGSRFVTEKRETSLRMMGNILISAAIKLTTGKTINDPTSGMRMFSEGLIKEFALNINYGPEPDTVSYLIRHGVKVAEAQVRMEERQAGESYLTLSRSIQYMTHMFVSILIIQNFRKRG; translated from the coding sequence GTGAAATCTTCGGATTTATTGATTATTATACCTGCCTACAATGAAGAAGGCTCTATTGAGAATGTTGTCAACAATATCATCAGGAATTATTCACAGTATGATTATGTGATTATCAATGACGGTTCAAAAGATAGAACATCAGCCATTTGCCATGCAAACAGTTATAATATTGTGGATTTGCCGGTCAATTTAGGATTGGCAGGCGCATTTCAAACAGGACTTAGATATGCTTATGAGCAAGGCTATAAAAAGGCAGTGCAGTTTGACGCAGATGGTCAACATTTGTCTGAGTATATCTCAGTTTTAGAAGCAAAAATGAACGAAGGCTATGAAATGGTTATTGGATCTCGTTTTGTGACGGAAAAGCGCGAAACGTCTTTGCGGATGATGGGGAATATTCTCATTAGTGCAGCCATTAAATTAACCACAGGAAAGACAATCAACGATCCAACCTCTGGTATGCGGATGTTTTCTGAAGGACTTATCAAAGAATTTGCTCTTAATATCAATTATGGACCTGAGCCAGATACCGTCTCATATCTAATTCGTCATGGTGTGAAAGTAGCAGAAGCCCAAGTGCGAATGGAAGAGAGACAAGCTGGTGAGAGTTATCTGACACTTTCTCGCTCTATTCAATATATGACGCATATGTTTGTATCTATCTTGATTATTCAGAATTTCAGAAAGAGAGGGTAG
- a CDS encoding class I SAM-dependent methyltransferase produces MEHHFNHKAESFDSPKNIFIADLIRQEVEKQIVDFSDKRILDFGGGTGLVSLPLAAQSKSVTLVDISDKMLDQARLKVEKQAIDNVYLLQQDLLTNPLNQLFDIIVVSRVLHHMPNVEKTLAMFRNHLVEDGQLFIADFVKTDVNHHGFHLDELEENLSQNGFLPVKSQIIYSAEELFLGNYAELFLTLAQNHSFA; encoded by the coding sequence ATGGAACATCATTTTAATCATAAGGCAGAATCATTCGATTCTCCAAAAAATATATTTATTGCTGATCTCATTCGCCAGGAAGTGGAAAAACAAATTGTAGATTTTTCTGACAAGCGAATTTTAGATTTTGGCGGTGGTACAGGATTGGTGAGCCTGCCATTGGCAGCTCAATCCAAGTCAGTCACGCTTGTTGATATTTCAGATAAAATGCTTGATCAAGCTCGCCTAAAAGTGGAAAAGCAAGCCATTGATAATGTTTATTTGTTGCAACAGGATTTGTTGACAAACCCATTAAATCAATTATTTGACATCATCGTGGTTAGTCGTGTTCTTCATCATATGCCAAATGTTGAGAAGACTCTAGCAATGTTTAGAAATCATCTTGTAGAGGACGGACAGCTTTTTATTGCAGATTTTGTTAAAACAGACGTAAATCATCATGGCTTTCATCTTGATGAATTGGAAGAAAACTTATCTCAGAATGGTTTTCTGCCTGTCAAATCTCAGATAATTTATAGTGCAGAGGAACTCTTTTTAGGAAATTATGCGGAGCTTTTCTTGACATTAGCACAAAATCACTCGTTTGCATGA
- the galE gene encoding UDP-glucose 4-epimerase GalE, translating to MKHKILVTGGAGFIGTHTVIELVNAGHEVVIVDNLVNSSKKSVEVVERIVGQKIPFYQVDIRDKKALLEIFKAEQPTGVIHFAALKAVGESTQIPLTYYENNITGTLTLLRVMEEVNCKNIIFSSSATVYGDPHTVPILEDFPLSVTNPYGRTKLMIEEMLTDIYKADASWNVVLLRYFNPIGAHESGDLGENPNGIPNNLLPYVTQVAVGKLKEVQVFGNDYPTVDGTGVRDYIHVVDLAKGHVAALSKLEGDAGMNIYNLGTGKGYSVLEIIQNMEKAVGKPIPYKIVDRRPGDIVICYADSTKAKEELGWEAQFDITRMCQDAWHWQSKHPNGFDD from the coding sequence ATGAAACATAAAATTTTAGTAACAGGTGGAGCCGGATTTATCGGAACGCATACCGTTATTGAGTTAGTCAATGCTGGACACGAAGTTGTTATTGTTGATAATTTAGTGAATAGCAGCAAAAAAAGTGTAGAAGTTGTAGAACGAATTGTTGGTCAAAAAATTCCTTTTTATCAAGTGGACATTCGTGATAAGAAAGCCTTACTTGAAATCTTTAAAGCAGAACAACCAACGGGTGTGATTCATTTTGCGGCGTTGAAAGCAGTTGGTGAATCAACACAAATTCCGTTGACTTATTACGAAAATAACATTACAGGCACCTTGACATTATTGCGTGTTATGGAAGAAGTCAATTGTAAAAATATCATTTTCAGCTCTTCTGCAACTGTCTATGGAGATCCTCATACTGTTCCAATTTTAGAAGATTTTCCTCTGTCAGTCACCAATCCTTACGGACGTACAAAACTGATGATTGAAGAAATGCTGACAGATATTTACAAAGCTGATGCAAGCTGGAATGTTGTCTTGCTTCGGTATTTTAATCCAATTGGTGCTCATGAAAGTGGTGATTTGGGTGAAAATCCAAATGGCATTCCAAATAATCTCTTGCCATATGTGACGCAGGTTGCTGTTGGAAAATTAAAAGAAGTGCAAGTGTTTGGCAATGACTATCCAACAGTTGACGGTACCGGTGTGCGTGATTATATTCACGTGGTGGATTTAGCAAAAGGACATGTCGCAGCTCTTTCAAAACTTGAAGGAGATGCAGGAATGAATATCTACAATCTTGGAACTGGTAAAGGATATTCTGTATTAGAAATCATTCAGAATATGGAAAAAGCAGTAGGTAAGCCAATTCCTTATAAAATTGTTGACCGTCGTCCTGGCGATATTGTCATTTGTTATGCCGACTCTACAAAAGCAAAAGAGGAATTAGGTTGGGAAGCACAATTTGATATTACGCGTATGTGCCAAGACGCTTGGCATTGGCAAAGCAAACATCCAAATGGGTTTGATGACTAA
- the rfbB gene encoding dTDP-glucose 4,6-dehydratase codes for MTEYKNIVVTGGAGFIGSNFVHYVYNNFPDVHITVLDKLTYAGNRANIEEILGDRVELVVGDIADAVIVDQVAKDADAIVHYAAESHNDNSLNDPRPFIDTNFVGTYTLLEVARKYDLRFHHVSTDEVYGDLPLREDLPGHGEGPGEKFTPETKYNPSSPYSSTKAASDLIVKAWVRSFGVKATISNCSNNYGPYQHIEKFIPRQITNILSGIRPKLYGEGKNVRDWIHTNDHSSGVWTILTKGKIGETYLIGADGEKNNKEVLELILKEMGQPADAYDHVTDRAGHDLRYAIDASKLRNELGWKPEFTNFEAGLKETIKWYIDHQDWWKAEKEAVEANYAKTQKVLK; via the coding sequence ATGACTGAATATAAAAATATTGTAGTGACAGGTGGAGCAGGATTCATCGGTTCTAACTTTGTCCATTATGTGTACAATAACTTTCCAGATGTGCATATTACTGTTCTGGATAAACTGACTTATGCTGGTAACCGTGCCAACATTGAAGAAATTCTAGGCGACCGCGTGGAGTTGGTTGTTGGAGATATTGCTGATGCAGTGATTGTTGACCAAGTGGCTAAGGATGCAGATGCTATTGTTCACTATGCGGCAGAAAGCCATAATGACAATTCACTTAATGACCCACGTCCATTCATTGATACAAACTTTGTCGGAACTTATACGCTTCTTGAAGTGGCTCGTAAATATGATCTTCGTTTCCACCATGTATCTACTGACGAAGTTTATGGTGACCTTCCTCTTCGTGAAGATCTTCCGGGGCATGGTGAAGGACCAGGCGAAAAATTCACCCCAGAAACCAAATACAATCCAAGTTCGCCTTATTCTTCAACTAAGGCAGCTTCTGATTTGATTGTCAAGGCTTGGGTGCGCTCTTTCGGTGTTAAGGCCACCATCTCTAACTGTTCAAACAACTACGGACCATATCAACACATCGAAAAATTCATTCCGCGTCAGATTACCAATATCCTTTCAGGCATTCGTCCAAAACTTTATGGTGAAGGAAAGAATGTTCGTGACTGGATTCATACCAATGACCATTCATCAGGGGTTTGGACCATTCTCACAAAAGGGAAAATCGGTGAAACCTACCTAATTGGTGCAGACGGTGAGAAGAACAACAAAGAAGTGCTAGAACTCATTCTTAAAGAAATGGGACAACCAGCTGACGCTTACGACCATGTAACAGACCGTGCGGGTCACGACCTGCGCTATGCTATTGACGCTAGCAAGTTGCGTAATGAACTAGGCTGGAAACCAGAATTTACCAACTTTGAGGCTGGATTGAAAGAAACAATCAAGTGGTACATAGACCACCAAGATTGGTGGAAAGCTGAAAAGGAAGCTGTCGAAGCCAACTATGCCAAGACTCAAAAAGTATTAAAATAA